The genomic stretch CTTCAACAGCATCACAAAGCTTTGTGATAACCTGATCTTCGATATCCTTCTTCTGTTCAGCTTCTAGACGCTTCTTAACAGTTTCCTTAACTTCTTCTTTATATTCGTCAAGAGTTTCCTTTTCACTTACATCCTTAACAAATTCATCGTCAAGTTCTGGAAGTTCTTTTCTCTTGATTTCGTGTAGGTTAATCTTAAATTCAGCATCAGCACCCTTTAGTTCTTCAGCCTGATAATCTTCAGGGAACTTAACTGTGATAGTGAATTCTTCACCTGTCTTGTGACCAACAATCTGTTCTTCGAAACCTGGGATAAAGTTGCCTGAACCAATTGCTAGGTTGTAGTTTTCAGCCTTACCACCTTCAAATGGAACGCCATCCTTCATACCTTCAAAGTCGATAACAACCATATCGCCATTTTCAACAGCACCGTCTTCAACAGTTACCATACGGCTATTTCTGTCACGAACCTTTTCGATTTCTTCATCAATAAGCTTCTTTGTAACTCTTGTTGACTTCTTCTTAACTGTGATACCCTTGTAATCGTTAATGTCGATTTCAGGGTATGTGATTACTGTTGCCTTGAAAGTAAAGCCATCTTTTTCTGAAGCATCCATAGCTTCAAGGGACTCAACTGCAATAACATTTAGTTCTGCTTCCTTAGCAGCTGCATCAAGAGCTTCCGGGTAACAATCCTGCATAGCGTCTTCAAAGAATACGCCTTCACCATAC from Ruminococcus bovis encodes the following:
- the tig gene encoding trigger factor, translated to MSLNNSTKTKENTYEVEVSVDAETFAKACNKAYKKQVKNINVPGFRKGKAPKHMIEKMYGEGVFFEDAMQDCYPEALDAAAKEAELNVIAVESLEAMDASEKDGFTFKATVITYPEIDINDYKGITVKKKSTRVTKKLIDEEIEKVRDRNSRMVTVEDGAVENGDMVVIDFEGMKDGVPFEGGKAENYNLAIGSGNFIPGFEEQIVGHKTGEEFTITVKFPEDYQAEELKGADAEFKINLHEIKRKELPELDDEFVKDVSEKETLDEYKEEVKETVKKRLEAEQKKDIEDQVITKLCDAVEGEIPEQMYDNAVNEMIQEFDMRLRSQGMDFNTYMKYMGATPDTIKEMYRPDAEKRVKLRLALEKIAEKEAIEVSEADLDAEYTRLADQYNMKVEDVKKAINDEALSADLKTQKAMDLAVNSVKAESKKAAEDKKED